One window from the genome of Paracoccus zhejiangensis encodes:
- a CDS encoding WecB/TagA/CpsF family glycosyltransferase: protein MLFTYPDGQVVRVNCPDREALLSGVAARMAANRGFALATLNVDHLEQLARDEAFRRAYAAHDLVCADGNPIVWLSRLAGQPVELVPGSELVHPLAELAARHEAPVALIGGSEASVRLAAERLMAAHPGLEVVMQAVPGFPFDPDASEAARLIGQIANSGAQLCLLGLGAPRQERFAIRARDALPGVGFASIGAGIDFISGQQQRAPVFMRKAKMEWLWRMLSNPRRLAARYGRGFLILPGHVRRALAQRGKV from the coding sequence ATGTTATTTACCTATCCAGATGGTCAAGTGGTTCGGGTCAATTGCCCCGACCGCGAGGCGCTGCTGTCTGGAGTCGCCGCGCGAATGGCGGCGAACCGGGGATTCGCGCTGGCAACCTTGAATGTCGACCACCTGGAACAGCTGGCGCGGGACGAGGCCTTTCGCCGCGCCTATGCGGCCCATGACCTGGTCTGCGCCGACGGCAATCCGATCGTCTGGCTGTCGCGGCTGGCGGGTCAACCGGTTGAACTGGTGCCGGGTTCGGAACTGGTGCACCCGCTGGCCGAACTGGCTGCCCGTCACGAGGCGCCGGTGGCGCTGATCGGGGGCAGCGAGGCCTCTGTTCGACTCGCGGCCGAGCGACTGATGGCCGCGCATCCGGGGCTCGAGGTGGTGATGCAGGCGGTGCCCGGCTTTCCCTTCGATCCCGATGCCTCCGAGGCGGCGCGGCTGATCGGGCAGATCGCCAATTCCGGCGCGCAGCTTTGCCTTTTGGGCCTTGGGGCGCCCCGGCAGGAACGCTTTGCCATCCGCGCCCGCGACGCCCTGCCCGGCGTCGGTTTCGCCTCGATCGGCGCCGGCATCGACTTCATCTCGGGGCAGCAGCAGCGCGCGCCGGTCTTCATGCGCAAGGCCAAGATGGAATGGCTGTGGCGGATGCTGTCCAATCCGCGCCGTCTGGCGGCCCGCTATGGCCGCGGCTTCCTGATCCTGCCCGGCCATGTGCGGCGAGCCCTGGCGCAGCGCGGCAAGGTCTGA
- a CDS encoding helix-turn-helix domain-containing protein encodes MQQDDLDNRIGARIRAERENRGWSLTELAERAAVSRAMIHKVERGDSSPTANLLGKLSGAFGLSMSTLMARAEAAGGQLLRREDQPLWTDPETGYLRRQVSPRTDLPVEIVEVSLPAGAEVPMPASAFAFIRQMIWVLEGDLTFVEGTTRHELQQGDCLRLGPPGDCIFRNESAHACSYAVILLRDS; translated from the coding sequence ATGCAGCAAGATGATCTCGACAACCGGATCGGCGCCCGCATCCGCGCCGAACGCGAAAACCGCGGCTGGTCGTTGACCGAACTGGCCGAACGGGCGGCGGTCTCGCGGGCGATGATTCACAAGGTCGAACGCGGCGACAGCAGCCCGACCGCCAACCTGCTGGGCAAGCTGTCCGGCGCCTTCGGTCTCAGCATGTCGACGCTGATGGCGCGGGCCGAGGCGGCCGGCGGGCAGCTTCTTCGCCGCGAGGACCAACCGCTCTGGACCGACCCCGAGACCGGATACCTGCGCCGTCAGGTCTCGCCCCGCACGGATCTGCCAGTCGAGATCGTTGAAGTCAGCCTGCCGGCCGGCGCGGAAGTGCCCATGCCGGCCTCGGCCTTTGCCTTCATCCGCCAGATGATCTGGGTGCTCGAGGGCGATCTGACCTTCGTCGAGGGCACGACCCGCCACGAATTGCAGCAGGGTGATTGCCTTCGGCTCGGGCCGCCAGGTGACTGCATCTTCCGCAACGAGAGTGCCCATGCCTGCAGCTATGCGGTGATCCTGCTGCGCGACAGCTGA
- a CDS encoding GNAT family N-acetyltransferase: MQIRDAEEADLEGVMTIYNHAVEHTTAIWNDRKVDLANRLAWLADRHRAGYPVLVAVDADGTVLGYASFGDWRAFDGYRHTVEHSVYVRDGQHGRGIGKALMEALIARARALGKHVMVAGIEAENTGSIRLHEKLGFVQTGLLREVGTKFGRWLDLAFLQLVLDQSATPDPVRRE; encoded by the coding sequence ATGCAGATTCGCGACGCCGAGGAAGCCGACCTCGAAGGGGTGATGACGATCTATAACCACGCGGTCGAGCACACGACGGCGATCTGGAACGACCGCAAGGTCGACCTGGCCAACCGCCTCGCCTGGCTGGCCGACCGGCACCGCGCCGGCTATCCGGTGCTGGTCGCCGTGGACGCGGACGGAACGGTTCTGGGCTATGCCTCGTTCGGGGATTGGCGCGCCTTCGACGGCTATCGCCACACGGTCGAACATTCGGTCTATGTCCGCGACGGTCAGCACGGCAGAGGCATCGGAAAGGCACTGATGGAGGCGCTGATTGCCCGTGCCCGGGCGCTTGGCAAGCATGTCATGGTCGCCGGGATCGAGGCCGAGAATACTGGCTCGATCCGGCTGCACGAGAAGCTGGGCTTCGTGCAAACCGGTTTGCTGCGCGAGGTGGGCACGAAATTCGGTCGCTGGCTGGATCTGGCTTTCCTGCAGCTTGTGCTCGACCAGAGTGCCACGCCCGACCCGGTGCGGAGGGAATGA
- a CDS encoding DMT family transporter, with the protein MPLVTLGLLIAAGAALVAQNLLMARITGSVSTVLIALVMNSAVGLVLLSLLLLRKAGIGGIGEIVTAFRPWFLIPGLLGSYFVFASITGYQRLGAAPTIAILVASQLVIGLAWDLTRSGNLTLQGILTAALGASLLVAGVVIILSLYR; encoded by the coding sequence ATGCCGCTTGTCACCCTCGGCCTCCTCATCGCGGCAGGTGCCGCACTGGTTGCGCAGAACCTGCTGATGGCTCGAATCACCGGCTCGGTCTCGACGGTGCTGATCGCGCTGGTGATGAACTCGGCGGTCGGGCTGGTGCTGCTGTCGCTACTGCTGCTGCGCAAGGCCGGGATCGGCGGCATCGGCGAGATCGTCACCGCCTTCCGCCCCTGGTTCCTGATCCCGGGCCTGCTGGGGTCGTATTTCGTCTTTGCCAGCATCACCGGCTACCAGCGCCTCGGCGCGGCGCCGACCATCGCCATCCTTGTTGCCAGCCAACTGGTCATTGGGCTGGCCTGGGATCTGACTCGCTCGGGCAACCTGACGCTTCAGGGCATTCTGACCGCCGCCCTCGGTGCAAGCCTTCTGGTCGCCGGCGTGGTCATCATCCTGTCGCTCTATCGCTGA
- a CDS encoding DUF192 domain-containing protein, with protein sequence MNDRVRITGLAAMLLALGGTLVPEDAVALSPKLAAVQCDPGQAILVSDKGQLPIAVEIADDPAERAQGLMFRRELEPQHGMLFIYETPQPASFWMRNTLIPLDIIFMDATGKVRHIHPNARPLDETPIPGAAVGDPDPLRLFVLEIAGGEAERLGIYTGQVMAHPAIDPAQAAISCE encoded by the coding sequence ATGAACGATCGGGTGCGGATCACCGGCCTTGCCGCGATGCTGCTGGCCCTTGGCGGCACGCTCGTTCCGGAAGATGCCGTGGCGCTGTCGCCGAAGCTTGCTGCAGTCCAATGCGATCCGGGGCAGGCGATCCTTGTCAGCGACAAGGGGCAATTGCCGATCGCCGTTGAGATCGCCGATGACCCGGCCGAGCGCGCGCAGGGGCTGATGTTCCGGCGCGAACTGGAACCCCAGCACGGGATGCTGTTCATCTACGAAACCCCGCAGCCCGCCAGTTTCTGGATGCGCAACACCCTGATCCCGCTGGACATCATCTTCATGGATGCGACCGGCAAGGTGCGCCATATCCACCCGAATGCCCGTCCGCTGGACGAAACCCCGATCCCCGGCGCGGCGGTGGGCGATCCCGATCCGCTGCGTCTCTTCGTGCTGGAGATCGCCGGCGGCGAGGCCGAGAGGCTGGGCATCTATACCGGCCAGGTCATGGCGCATCCGGCGATCGATCCGGCGCAGGCGGCGATTTCCTGCGAGTGA
- a CDS encoding cold-shock protein translates to MTGDNPDEKTVTGLIKWFDPAKGYGFIYNDEGGPDILLHANVLRNFGQGSVADNSQVTVRVLTTTRGLQAVEVYAINPPESHGVPPIADLPQSVIDNLHALPLQPARVKWFDKAKGFGFANIFGRADDVFLHIEVLRHSGLADLTVGEAVSLRVVEGPRGLMAAQVASWDDVLHQHDAEVAAEGSAAGSDQPASGDDTPSGVTSHLAVG, encoded by the coding sequence ATGACCGGGGACAACCCTGATGAGAAGACTGTCACGGGACTGATCAAGTGGTTCGACCCGGCCAAGGGCTATGGGTTCATCTACAATGACGAAGGTGGTCCCGACATCCTGCTGCACGCCAATGTGCTGCGCAATTTCGGCCAAGGGTCGGTTGCCGACAATTCCCAGGTGACGGTTCGTGTGCTGACCACGACGCGCGGCCTTCAGGCCGTCGAGGTTTACGCGATCAACCCGCCGGAAAGCCACGGTGTGCCGCCGATCGCGGATCTGCCGCAATCCGTCATCGACAATCTTCATGCCCTGCCGCTGCAGCCGGCCCGGGTCAAATGGTTCGACAAGGCCAAGGGCTTCGGCTTTGCCAATATCTTCGGTCGGGCCGATGACGTCTTTCTGCATATCGAGGTCCTGCGCCATTCCGGCCTTGCCGATCTGACCGTGGGCGAGGCGGTGTCGCTGCGCGTGGTCGAGGGGCCGCGGGGCCTGATGGCCGCGCAGGTCGCCAGTTGGGACGATGTCCTGCATCAGCATGACGCAGAGGTTGCGGCCGAGGGATCGGCCGCCGGTTCGGATCAACCGGCCTCGGGCGATGACACGCCGAGCGGTGTGACCTCGCATCTCGCGGTTGGCTGA
- the pdxH gene encoding pyridoxamine 5'-phosphate oxidase — protein MAGRDGIFAGEDPFIIAQRWLAEAEATEPNDPSAMALATVDGDGMPDVRMVLLKEIEAQAFVFYTNYESDKGRQLNLTGKAAFVIHWKSLRRQIRVRGHVSREEGPQADAYFASRALQSRIGAWSSPQSRPIASREALLAEVARQGLRHGLSPSRPPFWGGYRIRPVQIEFWADGAFRLHDRFRWNRETDERPWQIERLAP, from the coding sequence ATGGCAGGACGGGACGGCATCTTTGCGGGCGAGGACCCCTTCATCATCGCGCAGCGCTGGCTGGCCGAGGCCGAGGCGACCGAACCCAATGACCCCAGCGCCATGGCGCTGGCGACGGTCGATGGTGATGGGATGCCCGATGTGAGGATGGTGCTGCTGAAGGAAATCGAGGCGCAGGCGTTTGTTTTCTATACGAATTACGAAAGTGACAAGGGCCGACAACTAAATCTGACAGGCAAGGCCGCTTTCGTGATACACTGGAAATCGCTACGTCGTCAGATCCGCGTGCGGGGCCATGTCAGCCGGGAGGAAGGGCCGCAGGCAGATGCCTATTTCGCCAGCCGGGCGTTGCAAAGTCGCATCGGTGCCTGGTCCTCGCCGCAGTCGCGGCCCATCGCCAGCCGCGAGGCGCTGCTGGCCGAGGTGGCGCGGCAAGGTTTGCGGCACGGGCTCAGTCCGTCGCGGCCTCCGTTCTGGGGTGGTTACCGTATCCGGCCCGTGCAGATCGAGTTCTGGGCGGATGGTGCCTTCCGGTTGCACGACCGGTTCAGGTGGAATCGGGAGACTGACGAAAGGCCTTGGCAGATCGAGCGTTTGGCTCCATAA
- the fabI gene encoding enoyl-ACP reductase FabI: MSSEQNTGLMAGKRGLIMGLANDKSIAWGIAQAVAAQGAQLAFSYQGDALKKRVDPLAAEVGSSLVLPCDVGDEASIDALFAALKAEWGTLDFVVHAIGFSDKEQLRGRYVDTTRDNFTMTMDISVFSFTAICQRAAAMMPEGGSLLTLTYYGAERVMPHYNVMGVAKAALEASVRYLAEDLGKDGIRVNAISAGPIKTLAASGIGDFRYIMKWNELNSPLRRNVTQADVGKSALYLLSDLGSGVTGETHHVDAGYHVVGMKAVDAPDIATVVKNH, translated from the coding sequence ATGTCAAGCGAGCAGAACACCGGATTGATGGCCGGCAAGCGCGGTCTGATCATGGGCCTAGCCAATGACAAGTCGATCGCCTGGGGCATTGCCCAGGCCGTGGCCGCCCAAGGCGCGCAGCTGGCATTCTCCTACCAGGGCGATGCGCTGAAGAAGCGGGTGGACCCGCTGGCGGCCGAGGTCGGCTCGTCGCTGGTCCTGCCCTGCGATGTCGGCGACGAGGCCTCGATCGATGCACTTTTCGCGGCGCTGAAGGCCGAATGGGGCACGCTCGATTTCGTCGTCCACGCCATCGGCTTTTCCGACAAGGAACAGCTGCGCGGGCGCTATGTCGATACTACGCGCGACAACTTCACCATGACCATGGATATCTCGGTCTTCTCCTTCACCGCCATCTGCCAGCGCGCGGCGGCGATGATGCCCGAGGGCGGCAGCCTGCTGACGCTCACCTATTACGGCGCCGAGCGGGTCATGCCGCATTACAACGTGATGGGCGTGGCCAAGGCGGCGCTGGAGGCAAGCGTGCGCTACCTGGCCGAGGACTTGGGCAAGGACGGCATCCGGGTGAACGCGATCTCGGCCGGCCCGATCAAGACGCTGGCCGCCAGCGGCATCGGCGACTTCCGCTATATCATGAAGTGGAACGAGCTGAATTCGCCCTTGCGCCGCAACGTGACCCAGGCCGATGTGGGCAAGTCGGCGCTGTACCTGCTGTCGGATCTCGGCTCCGGCGTCACCGGCGAGACCCACCATGTCGATGCCGGTTACCATGTCGTCGGCATGAAGGCGGTGGATGCGCCGGATATCGCCACCGTGGTGAAGAATCACTGA
- a CDS encoding LysE family translocator, translating to MVVTLAQLAVFVGTLAVAILSPGPGVIAVSQSAFAMGRARALPYGWGLAVGASLWCLFALLGLTVLFRVVPWTFVALKVLGGAYLVWIAWKMWRHAADPLPDPAEKRYGAGFWGGMILNLSNPKPALFYSAVLLSIFPAALTAADKAVIYATALTVELGFYTALATLMALPLLRRRYYAAKFWIDRVAAGLIGLLGLSLILRH from the coding sequence ATGGTGGTGACCCTGGCGCAGCTGGCGGTGTTTGTCGGCACGCTGGCCGTGGCGATCCTGTCGCCCGGCCCCGGCGTCATTGCCGTCAGCCAGAGCGCCTTTGCCATGGGCCGTGCCCGCGCCCTGCCCTATGGCTGGGGCTTGGCGGTGGGCGCTTCGCTCTGGTGCCTCTTCGCGCTGCTGGGGCTGACGGTCCTGTTCCGGGTTGTCCCCTGGACCTTCGTGGCGCTGAAGGTGCTGGGCGGGGCCTACCTGGTCTGGATCGCCTGGAAGATGTGGCGCCATGCCGCCGACCCCCTGCCCGACCCGGCCGAGAAACGCTATGGTGCCGGCTTCTGGGGCGGCATGATCCTGAACCTCTCGAACCCGAAACCGGCGCTGTTCTATTCCGCCGTGTTGCTGTCGATCTTCCCGGCGGCGCTCACGGCGGCGGACAAGGCCGTCATCTACGCCACCGCATTGACGGTGGAACTGGGTTTTTATACCGCGCTGGCGACGCTGATGGCTTTGCCTTTGCTGCGGCGACGCTATTATGCGGCGAAATTCTGGATCGACCGGGTGGCGGCGGGGCTGATCGGCCTGTTGGGCCTCTCGCTGATCCTGCGCCATTGA
- the gpt gene encoding xanthine phosphoribosyltransferase encodes MMDRLPHEKGFHVSWEQLHRDARALSWRLDGTDWRAVVAVTRGGLVPAMIVARELDIRTIDTISIRSYKGVGTEAGQGQLEVLKKPDDALMGDGEGILVVDDLVDSGRTLELIREMYPKAHFATVYAKPKGRPMVETYVTEVSQDTWIFFPWDMALQYVQPYRGED; translated from the coding sequence ATGATGGACCGTCTGCCCCACGAAAAGGGTTTCCATGTCAGCTGGGAACAGCTGCACCGCGATGCGCGCGCCTTGTCCTGGCGGCTGGATGGCACCGACTGGCGCGCCGTGGTCGCGGTGACGCGGGGCGGGCTGGTGCCGGCGATGATCGTCGCCCGCGAGCTGGACATCCGCACCATCGACACGATCTCGATCCGTTCCTACAAGGGCGTCGGAACCGAGGCCGGCCAGGGCCAGCTGGAAGTGTTGAAAAAGCCCGATGACGCGCTGATGGGCGATGGCGAGGGGATTCTGGTCGTCGATGACCTGGTCGATTCCGGCCGCACGCTGGAGCTGATCCGCGAGATGTATCCCAAGGCCCATTTCGCCACCGTCTATGCCAAGCCCAAGGGCCGGCCGATGGTCGAGACCTATGTGACCGAGGTGAGCCAGGACACCTGGATCTTCTTCCCCTGGGACATGGCGCTGCAATATGTCCAGCCCTACCGGGGCGAGGATTGA
- a CDS encoding DUF2127 domain-containing protein: MIQHLAARRGPLHNLFEASLALKGVFAALESLAGAALLFITHGAILGAVDWLTRNELIEDPSDPLAAHAVRLADRFSADSQHFYAIYLLTHGLVKLVVVLMLQRRITMAYPLAMAVFAGFVAYQLHRWSVTGSPMMLALSAFDALVIFLTWREWRAGKA, translated from the coding sequence TTGATCCAGCATCTCGCGGCCCGTCGCGGCCCGCTGCACAATCTCTTCGAGGCCAGCCTTGCCCTGAAGGGGGTCTTTGCGGCGCTGGAGAGTCTGGCCGGGGCGGCGCTTCTGTTCATCACCCATGGCGCTATCCTTGGCGCCGTGGACTGGCTGACCCGGAACGAGCTGATCGAGGACCCCTCGGACCCGCTAGCCGCGCACGCGGTGCGGCTGGCGGATCGCTTCAGCGCCGACAGCCAGCATTTCTATGCGATCTACCTGTTGACCCACGGGCTGGTGAAGCTGGTGGTGGTGCTGATGCTGCAACGCCGGATCACCATGGCCTACCCGCTGGCGATGGCGGTCTTTGCCGGCTTCGTCGCATACCAACTGCACCGCTGGAGCGTGACCGGCTCGCCGATGATGCTGGCGCTGTCGGCGTTCGACGCGCTGGTGATCTTTCTCACATGGCGGGAATGGCGGGCGGGGAAGGCCTAG
- the trpE gene encoding anthranilate synthase component I, with protein MELSPDFTAFEQGWAEGRNQLVTIRLAADLDTPVSLMLKLAEAAPNSFMLESVTGGEVRGRFSVVGMKPDLIWDCRDGKARINRQARFSTEFVAEDRPALDSLRALIEESRIEMPSGVPPVAAGLFGYLGYDMIRLVERLPDVNPDPMGLPDAVLLRPSVVAVLDGVKGEVTLCAPAWYDGAVPARAAYAQAAERVMEALRSLDRQPAEPRALGEAAVVGEPRSNFTKADYLAAVEKAKDYIRAGDIFQVVPSQRWSMDFPLPPFALYRSLRRTNPSPFMFYLNFGGFQIVGASPEILVRLRDGEVTVRPIAGTRPRGADEAEDRALEADLLGDKKELAEHLMLLDLGRNDVGRVAKIGTVTPTEQFIVERYSHVMHIVSNVVGELREGEDALSALLAGMPAGTVSGAPKVRAMEIIDELEPEKRGVYAGAVGYFAANGEMDMCIALRTGVIKDQKLYIQAGGGVVYDSDPEAEFMETVNKSRALQRAAEDAARFVRGNG; from the coding sequence ATGGAGCTGTCGCCGGATTTCACCGCCTTCGAACAGGGCTGGGCCGAGGGCCGCAACCAGCTGGTGACCATCCGGCTGGCCGCCGATCTGGATACGCCGGTCAGCCTGATGCTGAAACTGGCCGAGGCCGCGCCGAACAGCTTCATGCTGGAATCGGTGACGGGCGGCGAGGTTCGTGGCCGCTTCTCGGTGGTCGGGATGAAGCCCGACCTGATCTGGGATTGCCGCGACGGCAAGGCCCGGATCAACCGTCAGGCGCGCTTCTCGACCGAGTTCGTGGCCGAGGATCGCCCGGCACTCGACAGCCTTCGCGCGCTCATCGAGGAAAGCCGGATCGAGATGCCTTCCGGCGTGCCGCCGGTGGCGGCGGGTCTCTTCGGTTATCTCGGCTATGACATGATCCGGCTGGTCGAGCGGCTGCCCGATGTGAACCCCGACCCGATGGGCCTGCCCGATGCGGTGCTTCTGCGCCCCTCGGTCGTCGCCGTTCTGGACGGGGTGAAGGGCGAGGTCACGCTTTGTGCCCCCGCATGGTATGATGGCGCCGTTCCGGCCCGCGCCGCCTATGCCCAGGCCGCCGAGCGGGTGATGGAGGCGCTGCGTTCGCTTGACCGCCAGCCGGCCGAACCGCGCGCCTTGGGTGAGGCCGCCGTGGTAGGCGAGCCGCGTTCGAACTTCACCAAAGCCGACTATCTGGCGGCGGTCGAGAAGGCCAAGGATTACATCCGCGCCGGTGACATCTTCCAGGTCGTGCCCAGCCAGCGCTGGTCGATGGATTTCCCGCTGCCGCCCTTCGCGCTGTACCGCAGCCTGCGCCGCACCAACCCGTCGCCCTTCATGTTCTACCTGAATTTCGGCGGCTTCCAGATCGTCGGCGCCAGCCCCGAGATCCTCGTGCGCCTGCGCGATGGCGAGGTGACCGTCCGCCCGATCGCCGGCACCCGCCCGCGTGGCGCCGACGAGGCCGAGGACCGGGCGCTCGAGGCCGATCTCCTGGGCGACAAGAAGGAACTGGCCGAGCATCTGATGCTGCTGGATCTCGGCCGCAACGACGTGGGCCGGGTGGCGAAGATCGGCACCGTGACGCCCACCGAGCAGTTCATCGTCGAACGCTACAGCCATGTCATGCACATCGTCTCGAACGTGGTGGGCGAGTTGCGCGAGGGCGAGGATGCGCTGTCGGCGCTGCTGGCCGGGATGCCCGCCGGCACCGTCTCGGGCGCGCCGAAGGTCCGGGCGATGGAGATCATCGACGAGTTGGAACCCGAAAAGCGCGGTGTCTATGCCGGCGCCGTCGGCTATTTCGCCGCCAATGGCGAAATGGACATGTGCATCGCGCTGCGCACCGGGGTCATCAAGGACCAGAAGCTCTATATCCAGGCCGGCGGCGGCGTGGTCTATGACAGCGATCCCGAGGCCGAGTTCATGGAAACGGTGAACAAGAGCCGGGCGTTGCAACGTGCCGCCGAGGATGCAGCGCGGTTCGTGCGGGGGAATGGCTAG